The genomic window TACCGTGACCGTCCCCCGCACACGCGACGAGGAGCGACGATGGACTTCCTGCAGCCCGCGACGTGGGAGGAGGCGCTGGAGGCGAAGGCCGCCTCCCGCGACGCCGTCCCCATCGCCGGGGGCACCGACGTCATGGTGGGGATCAACTTCGGCCGGCTGCGCCCCTCGCTGCTGCTCGACCTCACCCGGGTCCCCGAGCTGCAGCAGTGGGCCGACGACGACGGCGCGGTCCGCCTCGGCGCGGGCGTCCCCTACGCCCGCGTCATCTCCGAGCTCGGCGGCCGGCTGCCGGGCCTGGCGATGGCCGCCCGCACGATCGGCTCGCCGCAGATCCGCAACCGCGGCACCGTCGGCGGCAACCTGGCCACCGCCTCCCCCGCGGGCGACGCGCACCCCGCGCTGCTCGCCGCCGGCGCCGAGGTCGAGGTGGCGTCGGTCCGCGGCACCCGCCGGATCCCGGTGACCGAGTTCTACCGCGGGGTCAAGCGCTCCGCGCTGGCCGACGACGAGCTCATCGCCGCCGTCCGCGTCGTCCCGCCGCGCGGCCCGCAGCAGTACAGCAAGATCGGTACCCGCAACGCGATGGTCATCGCCGTCGCCGCGTTCGGGCTGGCGCTGCACCCCGACCGCCGCGCCGTGGGCACCGGCATCGGGTCGGCCGCGCCGACGCCGCGCCCCGCCCCCGCGGCCGAGGAGTTCCTCGCCGGCGAGCTCGACGGCCTGTGGGACTCCCGCACCGAGCTGCCGGCCGCCACCGCCACCCGCTTCGGCGAGCTGGTCGCCGCGGCGGCGGCACCCATCGACGACGTCCGCGGCACCGCCCGCTACCGCGTCCACGCGCTGTCGGTGATGGCCCGGCGCACGCTGACCTGGGCCTGGGCCGACTACCGGAAGGGAGACCCGACGTGCGCCTGAGCTGCACCGTGAACGGCACGCCGCGGCAGGTCGACGACGTGTGGGAGGGCGAGAGCCTGCTCTACGTCCTGCGCGAGCGGATGGGCCTGCCCGGCTCGAAGAACGCCTGCGAGCAGGGCGAGTGCGGGTCCTGCACCGTCTACCTCGACGGGCTGCCGGTCTGCGCCTGCCTGGTCGCGGCGGGCCAGGCGCAGGGCCGCGAGGTCGGCACCGTCGAGGGGCTGGCCCCGGCCGGCGAGCTGCACCCGGTCCAGCAGGCCTTCCTCGAGGCCGGTGCCGTGCAGTGCGGCTTCTGCACGCCCGGGCTGCTGGTCGCCACCGACGACCTGGTCACCCGCTCGCGCGCCGAGGGCCGCACGCCCGCCGACGCCGAGATCCGCGAGGCACTCGCCGGCAACCTGTGCCGTTGCACCGGCTACGAGAAGATCCTCGACGCGGTCCGCCTGGCCGCCGACCGGATGGCGGGAGACCCCCGATGAGCACGCCCACCCGCGCCCCGAGCGGAGCGCCGTCGCACCTGACCGGGCCGGGCGGCGGGCGGGTCGGCGACGACGCCGCGCGCCCCGACGGCGTCCTCAAGGTCCGCGGCGAGTTCGCCTACGGCAGCGACCTGTGGATGGACGACATGCTGTGGGGCGTCACGCTGCGCAGCCCGCACCCCTACGCGCGCATCCGCTCCATCGACGTCGGCGCGGCGCTGGCCGTGCCGGGCGTGCACGCCGTCCTCACCTCCGACGACGTGCCCGGCGAGAAGGTGTACGGCCTCGAGCTCGCCGACCAGCCGGTGCTCGCCCTCGACGTCGTCCGCTACCAGGGCGAGCCGGTGGCGCTGGTCGCCGCCGACCACCCCGACACCGCCCGCCGGGCCGCGGCGCGGATCGTCGTCGACTACGACGTCTGGGAGCCGGTCACCGACGCCCGCCGGGCGCTCGGCCACCCGACCTGGAACCAGGTGCACGACTCCCCGGCCGAGGTCACCGAGCTGTCGCGGGAGAGCGCCCACCTGCACCCGCACGGCAACCTGGTGCGCCACCTCAAGGTGCGCAGGGGCGACCCCGCCCCCACCGCCGACGTCGTCGTCGTGAACGAGTACGAGGTCGGCATGCAGGACCAGGCCTTCCTGGGCCCGGAGTCCGGCCTCGCGGTGCCCGGTGAGGACGGCGGCGTCGACCTCTACGTCGCCACCCAGTGGCTGCACGTCGACCAGCGCCAGATCTGCGCGGCACTGGCCCTGCCGCCGGAGCGGGTGCGGCTGACCCTGGCCGGGGTCGGCGGCGCGTTCGGCGGCCGCGAGGACCTCTCCATGCACGTGCACGCGTGCCTGCTCGCGCTGCACACCGGCCGGCCGGTGAAGATGTCCTACAACCGCGAGGAGTCCTTCTTCGGCCACGTGCACCGCCACCCGGCCACCATGCGCTACGAGCACGGCGCCACGCGCGACGGCGACCTGGTCTACGTCAAGGCGACCATCTACTTCGACGGCGGCGCCTACGCCTCGAGCACGCCGGCGGTCGTCGGCAACGGCGGCACGATGGGCATCGGCCCCTACGTCGTGCCGAACGTGCACGTCGACTGCTACGGCGCCTACACGAACAACCCGCCGTGCGGCGCCATGCGCGGCTTCGGGTCGGTGCAGACCGCCTTCGCCTACGAGTCGCAGATGGACGCGCTCGCCGCCGAGCTCGGCATGGACCCGGTCGACCTGCGCTGCCGCAACGCCATGGAGCAGGGCTCGGAGGCCATCACCGGCCAGGTCGTCGACAGCCCCGCGCCCGTCGTGGAGCTGCTGCGCCGGCTCGAGGCGATGCCGCTGCCGCCGGAGGTCCCCACCGGCGACGCCGTCGACCTGCGGGACATGCCCGGCGGCGTCTCCAACAGCACGCACGGCGAGGGCGTGCGGCGCGGCGTCGGGTACGCCGTCGCCTACAAGAACGTCGCCTTCTCCGAGGGCTTCGACGACTACTCGACCGCCCGCGTGCGGCTGGAGGTGGTCGGCGGCGAGGCGGTGGCGACCGTGCACACCGCGGCCGCCGAGGTCGGCCAGGGCCTGGTCACCGTCGAGCAGCAGATCGCCCGCACCGAGCTCGGCGTCGACCGGGTCACCGTGCACCCCAAGGACACCGCCGTCGGCTCCGCGGGCTCCACCTCGGCGTCCCGGCAGACCTACGTCACCGGCGGCGCGGTGAAGGCCGCGTGCGAGGCGGTCCGCGCCCGGGTGCTGGAGCGGGCGCGGTCGGTCGTCGGCCGGCCGGTGGCCGACCTGCGGCTCGACGGCGGGAAGGTCGTGTCCGACCTCGAGGGCGTCGCGCTGCCGCTGGCCGACCTGCTCGGCGACGAGGCGGTCGAGGAGACGCTCGAGTGGCGGCACCGGCCCACCGAGGCGGTCGACCCGGAGACCGGGCAGGGCTTCGCGCACGTGCAGTACGCCTTCTCCGCGCACCGGGCCGTCGTCGACGTCGACACCGAGCTGGGGCTGGTCAAGGTCGTGGAGATGGCCTGCACCCAGGACGTCGGCAAGGCGATCAACCCGCAGGCCGTCGTCGGCCAGATCCAGGGCGGCACCGCGCAGGGGCTCGGGCTGGCGGTGATGGAGGAGATCCTGGTGCGCGACGGACGGGTGCAGAACCCGTCGTTCACCGACTACCTGATCCCCACCGTGCTCGACATGCCGCCGGTGCGGGTGGAGATCCTGGAGTACGCCGACCCGCACGCCCCCTACGGGCTGCGCGGGGTGGGCGAGGCGCCCAACATCTCCTCCGGCCCGGCGGTCCTGGCCGCGATCCGGCAGGCGACCGGGCTGCCGCTGACCCGCGTCCCCGTCCGCCCGGAGCACCTCACCGGGACGTGAGCCCCGCCAGGCGGTCCATCGCGGCGAGCACCCGGTCCTGCAGCCCGGGGTCCTCCAGGGCCCGCGGGGTCCGGGCCGGGGACCTGCCCGCGGTGTAGCCGCCGGGCCACTCGCCGGAGGCGGCGTGGGCCACCCGGGCGCCGCCGTCCTCGACGTCGCCCGGCGCGCCCGGGGAGGCGAGCTTGGTGCGCACCCAGCCCGGGTCGACCGCGCCCACGCGCAGGGCGGGCAGGCGGCGGGCCCAGGCCAGCGCCAGGACGACGTCGAGCGCCTTGGAGTCGGCGTAGGCGCGGCGCGGCTCGCGGGGGCTGCCCAGGTCGTCGGGGTCGACGCGGCCCGAGCCGACCATCCCGCTGCCGAGGAAGACCAGGCGCTCGCGCACCCGCTCCTGCACCAGCGCGGTGAGCAGGTGCGGGGCGAGGGCGTTGACGGCGAAGGCGATCTCGTGGCCCTGCCGGCTGGGCGGCGCGCCGCCCGGCGGCCACACGCCGGCGTTGTGCACGAGCACGTCGAGGTGCCCCAGCTGACCGGCGAGCGCGCGCACCTCGTCGAGGTCGGCCAGGTCGCCGGTGACCAGCCGGACGTCGCCGAGCCGGCCGAGCTCCTCGGCGACCGGCGCGCCGCGGGCCTCGCTGCGGGCGTGCAGGACGACGGTGTGCCCGTCGGCCAGCAGCCGCCGTGCGGCCGCGCGGCCGATGCCGTCGGTGGAGCCGGTGATCGCGATCGTCGCCATGGTCCGGGCCTACCCGCTCAGGGCGGCAGGAACGGCCCCTCCTGCCGCCCTGGGGTCAGGGCGCGGTCTCCTCCCAGCGGCGGCGCAGGGCGGCGCGGCCGGCCTCGGTCGGGCGGCCCCACAGGCGCAGCCGGGCCATGCCGCCGTCGGGGAAGACGTCCATGCGCACGCGGGTGACGCCGGCGTCGCCGGGCAGCACGAACCGGTGCCGGGTGTCGGGCTGCAGCGGCGTGCGGGCCAGCAGCTCGACCTCGCGCCCGTCGGCGGTGGTGCCGGTCAGCGACGCCTCCCCGGGCGCGTTGCCGAGGAACCACGAGGTGTCGAGCTCGGCGAGGGTCACGGTGCCCTCGCAGGCCAGCGCCACCTCGACCCAGTCGTTGCCGTCGTCGCGGCGGCGGGCGTTCTCCCAGCCCTCGCCCATCGACCGGGCCACGCCCCGGCCGAGCAGCTGGTGCGGGCTGCCGTAGAAGGCGTTGCTCACCCCGCTGACGACGCCGCCGTTCTCCAGCGCCGCGAGGTCGCACGGGCCGGCGTCGAGCAGCCGCGGGTCGGGGACCACCTCGCCGTGCACGCGCAGGCGGGCCACGCCGCCGTCGGGGTGGATGGTCAGCCGCACGTGCGTCACCCGCGGCCCCGGCTCGACGGCGAAGCGGTTCTCCGTGCCCCCGGCCAGCGGCGACAGGGGCAGCAGCGGCACCCACGCGGCGTCGGCCAGCGCCGCGGCCGGCGGGTGGCCCTCCACCGAGGCCCCCTCCAGCGACGCGGACGTCGGGTAGTTGCCGAGGAAGAAGGCGGTGTCGACGACGACGCCGTGCACGATCCCCGGCATCCCGAGCCGCACGACCGCCCAGTCGCTGCCCGGTGCGCGGCGCCGCCGGGTCTCCCAGCCGTCGTACTCCTTGCCGCGCGCCCCGAAGTCGTCCCGCGCCTGCGGCGGCTCGGGCCGGATCAGGTTCTCCTTGCCGGCGAAGAACTCGTCGTTGGCGGCCACCACGGCGCCGCCCTGCGTGCGGACGGCGAGGTCGGGCAGGTCGAACGGGTCGCTCACGACTCCTCCTCGCTGACGCTCGTCGGCGTCGTGACCGACAGCGCTGCTGTGTTCATGCCCGACCTCGCGAGCTCGGTCACGGTGCTCCTCCGGGGTCGGCGGGGGTCACTGTCGCACGGCCGGGGTAGGGGTCCCGGGTACCGCCAGCCCCCGAGGAGGACCCGTGTCCGAACCGACCGACGACCTGCGCGAGCGCGCCCGCGAGCACGTCCGGCAGATGCCCGCCGAGACCGCGCTCGGCAACGCCGACCCCGCCGGTGGCTCCACCGACGACCCGAAGATCATGGACGAGGCCGCCCGGGAAGAGGGCGAGCAACAGTCCTGATCAGCGGTCCCCTCGGCCCAGCAGCCGGCCGAGGGGGCTGCCGTCGGCCTCCCGCCCGCCCAGCCAGGTGCGGCGGACGACTCCGGTGAGCTCCCGGCCGGCGTACGGGGTCACGGGGTTGCGGTGCTCGAGCCGTCCCACGG from Geodermatophilus normandii includes these protein-coding regions:
- the pucD gene encoding xanthine dehydrogenase subunit D, producing MSTPTRAPSGAPSHLTGPGGGRVGDDAARPDGVLKVRGEFAYGSDLWMDDMLWGVTLRSPHPYARIRSIDVGAALAVPGVHAVLTSDDVPGEKVYGLELADQPVLALDVVRYQGEPVALVAADHPDTARRAAARIVVDYDVWEPVTDARRALGHPTWNQVHDSPAEVTELSRESAHLHPHGNLVRHLKVRRGDPAPTADVVVVNEYEVGMQDQAFLGPESGLAVPGEDGGVDLYVATQWLHVDQRQICAALALPPERVRLTLAGVGGAFGGREDLSMHVHACLLALHTGRPVKMSYNREESFFGHVHRHPATMRYEHGATRDGDLVYVKATIYFDGGAYASSTPAVVGNGGTMGIGPYVVPNVHVDCYGAYTNNPPCGAMRGFGSVQTAFAYESQMDALAAELGMDPVDLRCRNAMEQGSEAITGQVVDSPAPVVELLRRLEAMPLPPEVPTGDAVDLRDMPGGVSNSTHGEGVRRGVGYAVAYKNVAFSEGFDDYSTARVRLEVVGGEAVATVHTAAAEVGQGLVTVEQQIARTELGVDRVTVHPKDTAVGSAGSTSASRQTYVTGGAVKAACEAVRARVLERARSVVGRPVADLRLDGGKVVSDLEGVALPLADLLGDEAVEETLEWRHRPTEAVDPETGQGFAHVQYAFSAHRAVVDVDTELGLVKVVEMACTQDVGKAINPQAVVGQIQGGTAQGLGLAVMEEILVRDGRVQNPSFTDYLIPTVLDMPPVRVEILEYADPHAPYGLRGVGEAPNISSGPAVLAAIRQATGLPLTRVPVRPEHLTGT
- the alc gene encoding allantoicase, with translation MSDPFDLPDLAVRTQGGAVVAANDEFFAGKENLIRPEPPQARDDFGARGKEYDGWETRRRRAPGSDWAVVRLGMPGIVHGVVVDTAFFLGNYPTSASLEGASVEGHPPAAALADAAWVPLLPLSPLAGGTENRFAVEPGPRVTHVRLTIHPDGGVARLRVHGEVVPDPRLLDAGPCDLAALENGGVVSGVSNAFYGSPHQLLGRGVARSMGEGWENARRRDDGNDWVEVALACEGTVTLAELDTSWFLGNAPGEASLTGTTADGREVELLARTPLQPDTRHRFVLPGDAGVTRVRMDVFPDGGMARLRLWGRPTEAGRAALRRRWEETAP
- a CDS encoding SDR family NAD(P)-dependent oxidoreductase, producing the protein MATIAITGSTDGIGRAAARRLLADGHTVVLHARSEARGAPVAEELGRLGDVRLVTGDLADLDEVRALAGQLGHLDVLVHNAGVWPPGGAPPSRQGHEIAFAVNALAPHLLTALVQERVRERLVFLGSGMVGSGRVDPDDLGSPREPRRAYADSKALDVVLALAWARRLPALRVGAVDPGWVRTKLASPGAPGDVEDGGARVAHAASGEWPGGYTAGRSPARTPRALEDPGLQDRVLAAMDRLAGLTSR
- a CDS encoding (2Fe-2S)-binding protein, which encodes MRLSCTVNGTPRQVDDVWEGESLLYVLRERMGLPGSKNACEQGECGSCTVYLDGLPVCACLVAAGQAQGREVGTVEGLAPAGELHPVQQAFLEAGAVQCGFCTPGLLVATDDLVTRSRAEGRTPADAEIREALAGNLCRCTGYEKILDAVRLAADRMAGDPR
- a CDS encoding FAD binding domain-containing protein, with protein sequence MDFLQPATWEEALEAKAASRDAVPIAGGTDVMVGINFGRLRPSLLLDLTRVPELQQWADDDGAVRLGAGVPYARVISELGGRLPGLAMAARTIGSPQIRNRGTVGGNLATASPAGDAHPALLAAGAEVEVASVRGTRRIPVTEFYRGVKRSALADDELIAAVRVVPPRGPQQYSKIGTRNAMVIAVAAFGLALHPDRRAVGTGIGSAAPTPRPAPAAEEFLAGELDGLWDSRTELPAATATRFGELVAAAAAPIDDVRGTARYRVHALSVMARRTLTWAWADYRKGDPTCA